One segment of Rosa chinensis cultivar Old Blush chromosome 6, RchiOBHm-V2, whole genome shotgun sequence DNA contains the following:
- the LOC112170201 gene encoding AP-1 complex subunit sigma-1, whose product MIQFVLLISRQGKVRLTKWYSPYTQKERTKVLRELSGVILARGPKLCNFVEWREYKVVYKRYASLYFCMCIDQDDNELEVLEIIHHFVEILDRYFGSVCELDLIFNFHKAYYILDELLIAGELQESSKKTVARLIAAQDSLVETAKEQASSISNMIAQATK is encoded by the exons ATG ATTCAGTTTGTGCTTCTGATAAGTAGGCAAGGAAAAGTGAGGTTGACTAAGTGGTACTCGCCATATACCCAAAAGGAAAGAACAAAG GTGCTTCGCGAGCTCAGTGGGGTGATCCTTGCGCGAGGTCCCAAGCTCTGCAATTTTGTGGAGTGGAGAGAATACAAAGTTGTTTATAAGAG ATATGCTAGTCTCTATTTCTGTATGTGTATCGATCAAGATGATAATGAACTAGAGGTCCTTGAGATTATTCATCATTTTGTGGAAATTCTAGACCGATACTTTGGCAGT GTATGTGAATTGGATTTGATCTTTAACTTCCACAAG GCCTACTATATACTGGATGAACTTTTGATTGCTGGTGAACTCCAAGAGTCGAGCAAGAAAACGGTTGCACGGTTGATAGCAGCACAG GATTCTTTGGTGGAGACTGCAAAAGAGCAGGCTAGTTCAATAAGTAATATGATTGCGCAGGCCACCAAGTAA
- the LOC112170199 gene encoding phototropin-2 gives MEKPEAAGGDKQKLAARKSNDVGAHPSSKLESGSSSTSFKWMAFDTQAAEESNDTAAAAASGDVDGILDSKIITEKASIVARTAEWGVVVKPDDSGEGTFKAIGRSSDDGNKSKNTSGRFESRTSSESSHGSDQLPNPRVSSELKTALATLQQTFVVSDATKPDCPIVYASSGFFTMTGYSSKEVIGRNCRFLQGPETDQNEVAKIRNAVKTGSSYCGRLFNYKKDGTPFWNLLTVTPIKDDNGKTIRFIGMQVEVSKYTEGVNEKALRPNGLSKSLIRYDARQKEKALGSIVEVVQTVKHPRSHMQDASNENTKNHEELDNMNLNYVLPKSAAMSTPVRETPQVDVKGDATRGRFSQDAGKNPKKSGRSPSMGFRSKSLGSGGRLEKEPSVEPEDLMTIDIENADSWDRTERERDIRQGIDLATTLERIEKNFVISDPRIPDNPIIFASDSFLELTEYTREEILGRNCRFLQGPETDQATVSKIRDAIREQREITVQLINYTKSGKKFWNLFHLQPMRDHKGELQYFIGVQLDGSDHVEPLRNRLSERAELESSKVVKATAENVNEAVRELPDANLRPEDLWAIHSRPVFPRPHKRGSASWLAIQEITSRGEKIDLHHFKPIKPLGCGDTGSVHLVELRGTSILFAMKAMEKSIMLNRNKVHRACAEREIISQLDHPFLPTLYTSFETSTHVCLITDFCSGGELFALLDKQPMKFFKEDSARFYAAEVVIALEYLHCLGIIYRDLKPENILLQKDGHIVLTDFDLSFMASCKPQIIRHQSPKKRRRSSSQPPPTFVAEPVNQSNSFVGTEEYIAPEIVTGTGHSSAIDWWALGILLYELLYGRTPFRGKNRQRTFTNILHKDLTFPSSIPVSLAARQLINALLQRDPATRLGSTTGANEIKQHPFFRGITWPLIRCMSPPPLEVPLQPIGFDPQAKDISWEDDGVLVNSMDMDIF, from the exons ATGGAGAAACCAGAGGCCGCTGGTGGAGATAAGCAGAAATTAGCAGCGCGAAAGAGCAATGATGTTGGAGCACATCCTAGTAGTAAGCTGGAAAGTGGATCATCAAGTACTTCATTTAAGTGGATGGCATTCGATACACAAGCAGCTGAAGAGTCTAACGacactgctgctgctgctgcttctggTGACGTTGATGGAATTTTAGACTCAAAAATCATAACGGAGAAGGCGAGCATAGTGGCAAGGACAGCAGAATGGGGAGTTGTGGTGAAGCCGGATGATTCTGGTGAAGGAACTTTTAAGGCCATAGGGAGGTCATCAGATGATGgcaacaaaagcaaaaacaCATCAGGGAGATTTGAATCAAGGACATCATCAGAGTCAAGTCATGGGTCTGATCAGTTGCCTAATCCAAGGGTGTCAAGTGAGTTGAAGACAGCTTTGGCTACATTGCAGCAGACTTTTGTTGTGTCTGATGCCACAAAGCCTGATTGCCCAATCGTGTATGCCAGCAGTGGCTTCTTTACTATGACTGGTTACTCTTCAAAAGAGGTCATTGGAAGAAACTG TCGCTTTCTTCAGGGACCGGAAACAGACCAGAATGAAGTGGCCAAAATCCGAAACGCAGTCAAAACTGGGTCTAGCTACTGCGGTAGGCTCTTCAACTACAAGAAAGATGGCACTCCTTTTTGGAATCTTCTCACCGTCACCCCAATCAAAGATGACAATGGAAAAACCATCAGGTTTATTGG AATGCAGGTTGAGGTCAGCAAGTACACAGAAGGGGTGAATGAGAAGGCATTGAGGCCAAATGGGTTGTCCAAGTCACTAATCCGTTACGACG CTCGACAGAAGGAGAAGGCATTAGGCTCCATTGTTGAAGTTGTACAAACTGTGAAACATCCACGTTCTCACATGCAGGATGCTAGCAATGAGAATACTAAAAATCATGAAGAGCTGGATAACATGAACCTTAATTATGTTCTTCCAAAATCTGCTGCAATGAGTACACCTGTTAGAGAGACTCCTCAGGTGGATGTGAAGGGTGATGCAACTCGGGGGAGATTTTCCCAGGATGCAGGCAAAAATCCTAAAAAGTCAGGGCGCAGCCCCTCAATGGG ATTTAGATCAAAGTCTCTAGGCTCTGGAGGCAGGCTTGAAAAAGAACCAAGTGTTGAACCAGAGGATTTGATGACCATAGATATAGAAAATGCTGATAGTTGGGACCGCACAGAAAGAGAAAGGGATATACGCCAAGGAATTGACCTAGCAACCACATTGGAACGCATTGAAAAGAACTTTGTGATTTCTGATCCTAGAATTCCTGATAATCCAATT ATATTTGCATCTGATAGTTTTCTAGAACTGACGGAATATACACGTGAGGAAATTCTGGGAAGAAATTGTCG TTTTCTTCAAGGTCCTGAAACAGATCAAGCAACAGTCTCAAAAATAAGAGATGCCATCAGAGAACAACGGGAAATTACTGTACAGTTAATCAACTATACTAAGAGTG GAAAGAAGTTTTGGAATTTGTTCCACTTGCAACCCATGCGTGACCATAAG GGTGAACTTCAATATTTCATTGGTGTCCAATTGGATGGTAGTGATCATGTAGAACCTCTGCGAAATCGCCTGTCAGAGAGAGCAGAGCTAGAAAGTTCTAAAGTG GTGAAAGCCACTGCAGAAAATGTTAACGAGGCTGTCCGAGAACTTCCTGATGCCAACTTG AGACCAGAAGATCTGTGGGCAATTCATTCTCGTCCTGTCTTCCCAAGACCTCACAAAAGGGGTAGTGCTAGTTGGTTAGCAATACAAGAG ATTACTTCACGTGGTGAAAAAATTGATCTGCATCATTTTAAGCCCATAAAACCCTTGGGTTGTGGTGATACTGGCAG TGTCCATTTGGTGGAACTACGAGGTACTTCTATACTGTTTGCTATGAAGGCAATGGAGAAGTCAATAATGTTGAATCGTAACAAG GTTCACCGAGCATGCGCTGAACGGGAAATAATTTCACAACTGGATCATCCATTTCTTCCTACGCTATACACTTCATTTGAG ACTTCTACACACGTTTGTTTGATAACAGACTTTTGCTCGGGCGGAGAGTTATTTGCTTTGCTTGATAAGCAGCCTATGAAATTCTTCAAGGAGGACTCTGCTAG GTTCTATGCTGCAGAGGTTGTCATTGCCTTGGAATATCTTCACTGTCTAG GTATAATTTATCGCGACCTTAAGCCTGAAAATATtttactccagaaggatggacATATTGTCTTAACAGACtttgatttatcatttatggCCTCCTGTAAACCACAG ATTATAAGGCATCAATCACCTAAGAAGAGAAGGAGATCTAGTAGTCAACCACCACCAACATTTGTTGCAGAACCAGTTAATCAATCAAATTCCTTCGTTGGAACTGAAGAGTACATTGCTCCT GAAATTGTTACCGGTACAGGCCACAGCAGTGCTATTGATTGGTGGGCTCTTG GTATTTTGTTGTATGAGCTGCTATATGGCCGCACCCCTTTCAGGGGGAAAAACAGACAAAGAACATTCACCAACATTTTGCACAAAGATCTGACCTTTCCAAGTAGCATTCCG GTGAGCCTTGCAGCACGGCAGTTGATCAATGCGTTGTTGCAAAGAGACCCTGCCACACGTTTAGGATCCACTACTGGTGCAaacgaaatcaaacaacatCCTTTTTTCCGTGGAATTACTTGGCCTTTGATCCGTTGCATG AGCCCTCCACCGTTAGAGGTGCCTCTTCAGCCTATTGGTTTTGATCCACAGGCCAAGGATATATCGTGGGAAGACGATGGGGTTCTTGTAAATTCAATGGATATGGATATTTTCTAA